aattattttattaaatataatattcatagCAGGTATTGACTGATACGAAAAAAcggaagaaagagaaagctgCGAAGCCAATAGCCTTAACGCAAGTCCACTATAAAGGACGCCTCTCGCTTACGTGGTCCATCATTCCAACTCTCTCcttccaaattttaaaaatattctctcAGAAAAGCGTAAGCACGTAACGGAAAACACACTAACTACAAAAATAGCTTCCCTTATTCTCATTTCTCTCTTCGTTTTCCTCCTTACTCTGCTACTCCTCCTTCGCTCTTCTATTTCCACACCCTCACTCTCATTTCTTCCCTCGCCCAACCAACCAATGGACACCTTGATCGCACTCGTCAACCGAATTCAGCACGCCTGTACGGTTCTCGGCGACCACGGCGCTGGCGCCGCTTTGCCTACACTCTGGGAAGCCCTTCCCTCCGTTGCCGTCGTCGGCGGCCAGGTTCGCTCTTTtcgtttcttccattccttccCTTTCTATCCATTTCGTTATCTACCACTTATTTTAAGTCTTTTAGAGTTCTGGAAAGTCTTCGGTTCTGGAGAGCATTGTTGGCCGCGATTTTCTTCCACGGGGATCAGgttatttattcttattcttatagctttaacttttcattctttgattaataatttttgttttttattctgattTGTCCTGTTTGGTTAGGAGAGGGAAATGGTTGGATCTTTTGAAAGagaaattcatttgttttttttttttttttaatctttcttgtgTAATTTAAGCTTTTTGTCATTTTTAGGGATTGTGACGCGAAGGCCTTTGGTGCTGCAGCTGCACAAAATAGACCAGGGACTACAGGATTATGCGGAGTTTCTGCACTTGCCTAAGAAACGCTTTACTGATTTCTGTACGTCTTCTTGTTTCTCATgcaaatgatattttatttttattccccATTTTAAGATTCTGGAAATAAGAGTTCTTTGGACTACACATTGCATACTCTGCATCCATGcctttctttctctatttctttcttttcaaacaaTGTAATCTGTAATGTAGTGAAGTGTTTGTGGCCTGGTTtatctttgaaaattttttcttgCTGATCTGTCATTCTTTCaggtttaattcttttttttttttgcatttttggCTAAATATATGTATCTCGCAACTGCATGCTTTTCATCAACACACAATGTCTTACTCTCTATTTGGTTTGCTACGTTAGCATTTCCTGGTTAAAGACTTAAAACCTCATCCGATGGTCTCTGGAATCGTGATGACAtgaattattatgtttttgacAGTGTAGGATATTTTACAAAGATCATCCGTGTACCACTGATTGCATGCTATGCATGCTTCTTTGGTTGcccaaaataatataatgacaTTCGCTGGAAGTGTTATGTCTTTTGGTAAATGCTATGGAAGTTGACACCAGTGAAAATCTTTGAATATACGGTTTACATTACTCAGAAGTAGATAAGCAATTTTCCTATCTTTTGTTTTAGACAAACTATTTTCAATTTGATGTTTGATATCTTTTCATCTTCTATAGCTATGGTTCGAAAGGAAATTGAAGATGAAACTGATAGACTGACTGAGAAAACAAAGCGGATATCGCCTGTTCCTATTCATCTCCGCATATATTCCCCGAACGGtaaagaatttatatttatatttacattttcattttttggtgTGATATGTACTGCACTATTCCTCGATTTAGAAACCCTCTCATGGTTCTGGGATATGGGAAGAAACAGGCTTTTTTCTATTGTCTTAAAGCATAATTGATGTTTTGTGGGAGATGTAATCAGTCCTTGTCTCCTGAAATCTTGATAGTTTTGCTAGTTGTGCTATTTacttattgatttatttgatgCTGTATTTTCAGATTATAGTTACCATGTTATGTGACTTACATTGCGTATCAATTACAAGCGATCCAGTGTTTTTTCTCCAGTACCgtatttataattgaatttcatTATAAGTTGCTCAAGAACTAATATCATTTTGAATTGCGTATTTATTATAACAATCAAGGGAATTACGTGTGCTTGGCTGCCTTTGCCTGTAGTGAGGTTGTTGTCTGTATGTGAATTGTCAATTTTTCGTTTTGTTTGTGACATTAAAGGTTTtctattttgttgttgatagtTGTCAATCTAACACTGATCGATCTGCCTGGTTTGACCAAGGTTGCTGTAGGTAtgctttctttttattgtttttttttcaaaataccATGATTCTTATTATCGTTTACCTTTTTTCCAATAAGTCAAGGATCTTATATTTTTTCAGAGGAACAGCCAGAAAGTATTGTTCAAGACATTGAAAACATGATTCACTCATATGTTGACAAGGTAACTGAAGACGTAATTTTATAGCTATAGGGAAAAATTTTCTCTTGGTcttatctctttctttatttttcttatttggtTGTCTTAAAGTAGTTGCCTGTCCCACGTTAGATAAAAGCCTATGAAAGATGatatataataagtttttttgtcttaatttaaattacttcTCTATTTCCTGTGATTAATGTACTGGCAATTGTCGGTTACATTAATTTTTTCGTCAAAAGGTGTTagcattttgaattttaaatgttgttgggactttttaactttttccaGTATTACATTATACCCTTGAACGCGTGGCAAAACGATGATAATAATTTGAACTTGCACCTTCCAATTAATTCTTCATTTTACAGAATTTGACGTTTTCATGGATTTACTGTTGTTTTAGCTAAGGGCACTTTTTTGAAATCTGTCcatcacattattttttgtgGTTTTGCAGCCTAATTGCTTGATTTTGGCAATTACTCCTGCAAATCAAGATATAGCAACTTCAGATGCCATCAAAGTTTCTAGACAAGTGGACCCTGCTGGTATGCTTCATGCATTTTGTACACCGTCATGCTTCAACTATTCAAATTATATGCATTTATTGTTGTGTTATGCTATTATGGTATTTTCTTGATACTGCGTTCAAAATGTTTAGGGGAAAGAACTTTTGGTGTTCTGACAAAGCTCGATTTGATGGACAAAGGAACAAATGCTCTGGACGTAAGAATCTTGGTTTTCTAGTACGCTGTGTAAACTCGTTATATTGTATTGTTGACCTGAGATGAATCTAGTCCCGATTTTACGTGAATTTTATTGACATGggtacaaaataattttacatctCACCCTTCATGTTACCATTTTGAACATCTTGTAGGTCCTTGAGGGAAGATCTTATCGACTTCAAAACCCTTGGGTGGGAATTGTAAACCGTTCTCAGGCAGATATAAATAGGAATGTGGATATGATTGCTGCTCGGTGGAGGGAACGTGAATTTTTCACTACCAGCCCTGATTACTCACACTTGGCCAGCCAAATGGGCTCGGAGTATCTAGCCAGGATTCTCTCCAAGGTTTCTTTTTACGTGCAGTTTTTAGTGTTGCGAGGACATGCTCTTTGGCAAATTATTTTCTGCTGTCCAGAGTTTACTTGGTTGGTTACTTATAGAATGATTTGGTTTCAGCATTTAGAGTCTGTGATAAGAGTTCGGATTCCAAAAATTGCATCTTTAATTAATCGAAACATTGACGAGCTCGAAGCAGAGGTGACACGCCTTGGTAGACCAGTTGCTGTTGATGCCGGGGTGaggatttatatttttacttctttatACTACAATATAAAAGTTCAAGTAATTCTTCTAATTTTATCCCTCTAATTTTATCAGGCTCAGCTGTACACTATTCTAGAATTATGCCGCGATTTTGAACAAGTATTTAAGGAGTATTTAGATGGAGggtaagaattttattttattttcggtTCAAACTGGTGACAATATCATAATTGAATGGAGGAGCTgattatttaatcattattgAGAAACTTAAATCACAATCATAtactttgtttttgtgtttttcttttcaatatttggGCGTGATAAGTAATTACAACCAACTTTCTCATGATTAGACCTCATTATATCAATGCTATCAATTCTTATTTGTCACCCAAAAAAGCCTGGACCTTTTCTAGTTTATTGTATTTCCTATCTTAAGGCGACCAGGGGGCGATAGAATTTATAGGGTTTTCGATCACCAGCTTCCTGCTGCACTGAGAAAGCTTCCACTGGACCGTCATTTATCGTTGCAAAATGTGAGAAAAGTGATATCTGAAGCAGATGGGTACCAACCTCATTTAATCGCTCCAGAGCAAGGTTATCGGCGCCTCCTGGAGAGCTCACTTCACTACTTCAAAGGTCCTGCTCAAGCTTCAGTAGATGCTGTAAGTGCCTTTGCGTTAGATTATTTGATTCAGTTCTTTTCTTCGATCGGAACTAATTTGCTTCAGTAGATTTATGTTTTATGCTTTCTTTGAGACCAACTTCAATCCCTACTATACTTAGCTACACTATATGCTATATTTGTGGCAGGTTCATTTCTTACTGAAGGAAATAGTGAGGAAGTCAATTGCAGAAACACAGGTTTtagttgaatttatttattttaaacttttgacTGCTGATGGGATGAATGAAGTAACATGCTTTTATTTAAACATGACAATGATTCTAGGAATTGAAGCGGTTTCCAACTCTTCAAGCCGAAGTAGGAGCAGCAGCTAATGAGGCATTAGAGAGATTCCGCGAAGATGGTAGGAAGACAACGTTACGACTGGTGGAAATGGAATCGTCCTACATCACCGTTGATTTCTTCCGTAAACTTCCTCAGGAAGCTGAGAAGGGAATGAATCCAGCTCCCTCCTCTGTAGAACACTATGCCGAGGGACACTTCCAGAGAATTGGTTCCAATGTTTCATCTTATGTCGGCATGGTATCAGAAACGTTGAGGAATTCCATTCCAAAGGCCGTGGTTCATTGTCAAGTGAGGGAGGCTAAGCGATCTTTACTAGACCATTTTTACGCAGAACTGGGAAAAATGGAGGTATATACGTAACTTATGAATAACATGCTACTTCCACGATTCATCTTCATTTAGAGGATCAAACATCTATGGATATGGGGCATTGGATGAACTACagctaaatattaaatatttcacaGGATCAGATATCGTAATATACAACGTCGAAACTCAGTCTTGTTTGATAATCAAAATGCAGTAACTCAAAACAGATGGAAATATTCTCGActaatatttttctgtttatttttcaGGAAAGGCAACTTTCACAGTTGCTGGGTGAAAATTTCGAGTTGAAGGAAAGGAGACAGCAATGTGCCAACAGGTTAGAGTTATACAGGTCAGCAAGGGATGAGATTGAAGCTGTTTGTTGGTCGGGATAAAAAGAATTAGATGATGGATCCTGCTTGTTACTATTCGCATCAAAAATTccatttattgattttttctttttttctgctTACGCTGATCTCGGATTCAGAACTCCACTTTGTGTCCCAGAGTTCCAAATTCTCTACCAGggtatattaaattaattcttaatttcatttatatccATTGATATAattgttgaattaaaaaaaaaaaaaacaaaactctgGAATCAGGACTCTGTTGATTATTGAGTGCTGTCAATGTGATTCTTGGCTAAATATATGCAATGTTAATTAATAGTTGAGGGGTTAAATTAGTTAATAGTTgtcaaatttaaacattaaattaaaataacatgtaatagtaagaattataaattgattgactATGCAATTTTCGAAATCAAATTAGTTAACTTTTTGGactaaaatttcaatattttaggGCTAATTTGGCtggtaaattatatttaagaactaagttaatatattttttagtggaTTAGGAGGCAATAGATTTACGTGTGAATTTGTATAACTagttttttgtatttattgaagttttcctttataaaattttcagCCAAGTTTAAATGCATGTTTTTCTACGAAATAAAATATGGATGTCTATTAAAAATcttgatataaataaatttatacaatataaaaaatttaaaataaatattgtcatacataatatgaacaaaataccatattatctattttttacaaataaatattatcgtTTTTTATCTCTCTCTAGAAACACTCTTGTTCCCCTTCTTctccattttatctttttagccTTTTCCTTTAGGCCTACTAACACTCACCTAGCACCATATACAGAAAGGATACTATGAGGGAGGTGAAAAGGGTTttaattagggtttttaatcAAGATATTCAATTTAGGGTTTGtgaataattttcaataattaatttggtTGTTTAAAGTTATATTTCTGATGTATGATGTGGTTCACTCTTACGATTTATAAACTTTTAgcatataacatttttaattgtgtAGCATTAAGTTTAGACTTTGCTAGAAGATGATTTGAGAAgataatatttagttaaatgGCATGGTTTTGCTTGCAGTTAAACCTAACCGGTTGTTTTTTCTCTCCCTTAAATCAGTCAAAATTCAGTTTTTCGGTATTGAATTCtgagttgaatatttttttttcattccgaatttaattaaaaatagtatattttaaataaagtaatgtaatatttttaagatggaaaaaataatatagtaatatttgtaatgttttgtaaaattttgtaaaattttgaaagataaaaaaaagttatatgtagataagatgaaataattcttatatttacggtttgaatttgtaaaatttaatttttgaaatgttttctagttatatatatattttataggataatgatatttagacaatatttttttgacaatatttgaacattgattgcatgtcaatttgtgattggtcaaaaattactccacaataatgtttatgattattattattgattgtggagtaatttttgaccaatcatatattgacacgtaatcaatattcaaatgttgtaaaaaaaatgttgtctaatatcctattttatattaagagtaattattaaattttaattattaaaagttgataatagaaaatttatttattaaatgaatagaaaattaaatgaaaccAATTACACTTAATAGAGTTGacatatttgaaaatgaaataaattgaaaaattataataattgtggTTTAAATCTTATACTTCTTTTGAATTGATATAATTCTAAGGTTTggtatcttttcattctttgcCAAGTTTTTGTAGATGTATATTTTTTGTAGTTCAATGTTTTTAGTGTGGAACATAAGACAAATGAGTATATATTTAGAACTTTTTTCTAGTGTATACTCATGGGGTTGAATATATTATGAGAAGATGAGTTGTACAAACTTTCTTAATCTTTCATGCGTTAagtattttactttcatttatcAGTATGTATCCTTTATGGATATATGatgtgtttataaaaaatattttaatgtttaagttaATCAACTGtgtcaaaataaattttctattcacttatatatttacaattttattattataaattgtctaattaaaaattatattttataaaaaacttatttaaaatatacaatttttttcaataaatttgttaaaatgaaaaaaaagttaaaaaaacttCTTTACAACTAACATTGAGTagtttcttaatattttttcaacaaaacaTACGTATAAATATACGTTCATCAGTTCCAAAATATACATcatgttattattaaattttaataattaaatttaataaaaaagtataactattaataaaaaaagtatacctaaaaaaacatttcaaaaattaaattttacaaattcaaaccataaatataaaaattatttcatcttatatatacatataactttttttatcttcCAAAATTGTACAAAACACTacaaatattactatattaatttttctccatcttaaaatattgttagaaaagaagaaagaatgaaatattgtatttcttattgaatgataaggagatagtacaattgatatatataattgttcacagcaatataaaaaaggaatataagtataaaaatatatgaacataaatgcacatatatgaacagagaataaaataattccaatatccccctaagctgcagcatatatatccttaatgcttagcttggacaacaaagattgaaattgtgctggatgcaaagctttagtatgaatgtctgcaagttgtgatgaagtagaaataggcaggagcttaattacaccagcttgaactttatcccttatgagatgacaatcaatttcaatgtgctttgtcctctcatgcatggcTGGATTTTGTGCAATTCGTATAGCAGATTGGTTGTCACAAAACAGAGGAACTGGTTGTGGCAGAGgctgtttcaaatcatggagcaaatacaaaagccattgaatttcacatgttgtggaagctaaggctctatattctgcttcagttgatgatctagatatagtaTCTTGCTTCTTCGATTTCCAGCTGATTAAGGATGCaccatagaacacattaaaaTCAGTCACAGACCTTCTAGTATCAGGGCAAGCAgcccaatcagaatcactaaaAGCCTTGAGAGAAGGTTCTGTGTTGGAGGGAAATAATAACCCTTGtcctggatttttctttttctataaagggggtgtgttggaagtcccacatcgactagagataaggccaagtgaggtgcaaacctcaccttacaagctagttttgtagggttgagttaggcctaaaacccacttctaacatggtatcagagccatggttaaagcctatcctagcgagttctaagtgggcatttctgtttctattccacccgttgttgGGCCAATATtagaccacccaatttctactatcacgcacgagatatctatacctcggcgtgaagggggtttgttggaagtcccacatcgactagtattggaattattttattctctgttcatatctgtgcatttatgttcatatatttttatacttatattccttttttatattgctctgaacaattatatatatcaattgtactatctccttatcattcaataagaaatacaatatttcattctttcttattttctaacatggtatcagagccatgattagagcctatcctagcgagttctaagtggacatttctctttctattccacccgttgtcgggcctctattggaccacccaatttctactatcatgcacgagatgtctatacctcggcgtgaaggggtgtgttggaagtcctacatcgactagagataaggccaaattataatatataagtgaggtgcaaacctcaccttacaagccggttttgtgaggttgagttaggcctaaaacccacttctaacaaatattatattaatttatttaaaatatactgtttttaattaaattcgaaatgaaaaaaaaaatgtttccaaaaactaaattatcaaaaaaaaaaatatagacaaCCAAATTCTCACATGGAAGCAAACCATACTATGTAGGTAAATATTATCTACGTAATTCTGTTTCTGAATAGTGccatgtcagaaaaaaaaaaatttgaagatgaTATGCAAGAAAATGATAACATGTAGACGGAGAAAGTGATGATTGAGGAGATAATGATGACGGTGTTCAAGAACTCAAGAGGGAGATGATAATGGTCAGATGATGAGACATTGAGTGTGACTGTACCagtgaagaatgaagaagaTAGGCTgtaagaaaaaagaatttagaAAGACTAATGGAATTTTGTGACTCAAACAATATATGTGGTTGAAAGAGTCAaagttgttaaataaaaatatattcatattctattttttaaaagaattttagatattatttacattaattaatttagcatatatttttcaaagttggttacaaattatgtagtgtaaatatttatgcttatgctcaataaaagatatcagCTTCCCTTTCATTCTTTTGCCTGAttaaaacccaacaattggtATAAGAGCAAAAAGGATCTTACTGGATATGTATATAACCCATAAACACCTACAACCACAAAATAGCCACCACACATAAAATGGAATCTCAAACCTCGTTTGCTACGGTTTCTATACCTGTATTTGATGGACAAAACTATCAAATGTGGGCTGTCAAAATGGAAGCATATCTAGATGTTAACGATGTATGGGAAGCGGTAGAACAATACTACGAGGTGACTCCCTTGCCAGATAATCCTACAATTgctcaaatgaaaaatcacaaagaaaGCAAGCTTCGAAAGTCCAAagccaaatcaattttattCGCAGTTGTATCTCCAGTTATTTTCAACAGAATAATGACCTTGAAAACAACACATGAAATCTGGAAGTTTTTGAAGGAAGAGTATGAAGGCAATGAGAGAGTCAAAGGAATGCAAGCTTTGAATCTGGTTCGAGAACTTGAGATGCAGAAGATGAAAGATTCAGAGACAATAAAAGATTATGCGGACAAGCTTCTCAGCATTGAAAACAAAATACGTCTTCTAGGCACTGAGATTCCTAACTCTGgaattgttcaaaaaatacttGTAACAATTCCATAAAGATATGAATCCACATTAACTTCCTTGGAGAATTCAAAAGATCTTTCTACCATTACCTTAGCAGAACTTTTGGCAGCACTTCAGGCTCCAGAATAAAGAA
This genomic stretch from Vigna radiata var. radiata cultivar VC1973A chromosome 7, Vradiata_ver6, whole genome shotgun sequence harbors:
- the LOC106766286 gene encoding uncharacterized protein LOC106766286 yields the protein MESQTSFATVSIPVFDGQNYQMWAVKMEAYLDVNDVWEAVEQYYEVTPLPDNPTIAQMKNHKESKLRKSKAKSILFAVVSPVIFNRIMTLKTTHEIWKFLKEEYEGNERVKGMQALNLVRELEMQKMKDSETIKDYADKLLSIENKIRLLGTEIPNSGIVQKILVTIP
- the LOC106766974 gene encoding dynamin-related protein 1E, coding for MDTLIALVNRIQHACTVLGDHGAGAALPTLWEALPSVAVVGGQSSGKSSVLESIVGRDFLPRGSGIVTRRPLVLQLHKIDQGLQDYAEFLHLPKKRFTDFSMVRKEIEDETDRLTEKTKRISPVPIHLRIYSPNVVNLTLIDLPGLTKVAVEEQPESIVQDIENMIHSYVDKPNCLILAITPANQDIATSDAIKVSRQVDPAGERTFGVLTKLDLMDKGTNALDVLEGRSYRLQNPWVGIVNRSQADINRNVDMIAARWREREFFTTSPDYSHLASQMGSEYLARILSKHLESVIRVRIPKIASLINRNIDELEAEVTRLGRPVAVDAGAQLYTILELCRDFEQVFKEYLDGGRPGGDRIYRVFDHQLPAALRKLPLDRHLSLQNVRKVISEADGYQPHLIAPEQGYRRLLESSLHYFKGPAQASVDAVHFLLKEIVRKSIAETQELKRFPTLQAEVGAAANEALERFREDGRKTTLRLVEMESSYITVDFFRKLPQEAEKGMNPAPSSVEHYAEGHFQRIGSNVSSYVGMVSETLRNSIPKAVVHCQVREAKRSLLDHFYAELGKMEERQLSQLLGENFELKERRQQCANRLELYRSARDEIEAVCWSG